One genomic segment of Pedobacter endophyticus includes these proteins:
- a CDS encoding DUF3857 domain-containing protein, producing MIKKITLSTILTIFTVLLSFAGNGKVNINKQLPSWLQKVDVINKKPPYKNIQDGYYIFLFERQNNLETKEHYTHIIREISNSSGVQNGSEISVSYDPSYEKLIFHKLVVWRAGKPINKLVSENFKILQNEEELSRFIYSGLFTAYLILDDIRKGDRIEYAYTTQGSNPVFPKYASTIYFEGNSQIVNVYNNIIFDPNRKMRTKTFNDTPVLNKSVVNGLNVFEWQNTMSKTYPDQDFVPSSYNPFARVQISEYQSWEEVVDWGLSIQNFDIKNTTLLNNKIADLKSKSKGNKEKYLELATRFVQDEIRYMGIEMGEYSNRPNTPDKVLNQRYGDCKDKSNLLCYLLKANGIDAYSVFIDTYLNNETAKLLPSPNVFNHETLVVELNDRKVYIDPTISNQRGPIFDNYYPYTAKVLVIKKGVKDLISTPRPNLGRLHSFTVFKVADTSTKSKTSFIITTTYSNNYANTFRDDLNTKGEESLEKSYIEYYTNFYPGLSMKGPLTIKDDELENVITVKEEYEINNFWTKDENLKSKKIAYFYGDLINNQINDLKKFRNAPMSMQFPSTVEQQIKIILPRTWNLQNENLTIDDENYRFVYSANAKKDTLTLNYYYQSFVSALPPIALDKYIKDSKQISALLSYGIYWDGDVAGDLGGLAAMPFSIAIITLILFSFIAMYVYTRHTAYNLEAIKNARKIQGWLIVPAIGITVSPVTILFATFKLEIFNQAIWSAMQTSEHSVFFVWSVVLTVIVNTILFVSSIFILISFYNRRDFFPKYYIGFLCFNFVVLSADYFANAYLTKIVATEAANGTNDLGFLVVKGIFAIIWIVYFIKSDRVKETFVFSYPGSAWRMAMVKDLNEQFEKNDGANDEQAFNDKEIVKIDERL from the coding sequence ATGATAAAAAAAATTACACTCTCAACCATCCTTACCATTTTTACAGTTCTTTTAAGCTTTGCCGGAAACGGCAAAGTAAACATCAATAAGCAACTGCCCAGTTGGTTGCAAAAAGTTGATGTGATCAACAAGAAACCGCCTTATAAGAACATTCAAGACGGTTATTATATTTTTCTTTTCGAAAGACAAAACAACCTTGAAACGAAAGAACATTATACGCACATCATAAGAGAAATCAGTAATTCGAGCGGCGTTCAAAATGGTTCCGAAATTTCTGTGTCCTACGATCCAAGTTACGAAAAGCTAATTTTCCACAAACTTGTAGTTTGGCGGGCGGGCAAGCCAATCAACAAGCTGGTTTCCGAGAATTTCAAAATCCTGCAAAATGAAGAAGAACTTTCACGCTTTATTTACAGCGGTTTATTCACCGCTTATTTAATTCTTGATGACATTAGAAAAGGTGATAGGATCGAATACGCCTATACCACGCAAGGGAGTAATCCGGTATTTCCAAAATACGCTAGTACGATCTATTTTGAAGGAAATAGCCAGATTGTTAATGTTTATAACAACATTATCTTCGATCCGAACAGAAAGATGAGGACCAAAACCTTTAACGACACTCCGGTTTTAAATAAATCTGTTGTAAACGGATTAAATGTTTTCGAATGGCAAAACACAATGTCCAAAACATATCCCGATCAGGATTTTGTACCTTCATCTTACAACCCCTTTGCCCGCGTTCAAATTTCTGAATACCAGAGTTGGGAGGAAGTTGTAGACTGGGGCTTAAGCATTCAAAATTTCGATATCAAAAACACAACACTTCTCAATAACAAAATTGCTGATTTGAAGTCGAAATCAAAAGGAAATAAAGAGAAGTACTTAGAACTTGCAACGAGGTTTGTCCAAGATGAAATTAGGTACATGGGTATAGAGATGGGAGAATATTCTAATCGCCCAAATACGCCTGACAAAGTCTTAAATCAACGGTATGGCGACTGTAAGGATAAATCCAATTTGCTTTGTTACCTACTTAAAGCTAATGGAATTGATGCCTATTCTGTATTTATTGATACGTACCTCAATAACGAAACGGCGAAGCTTCTGCCCAGTCCAAATGTATTTAACCACGAAACATTAGTTGTTGAGCTCAACGACAGAAAAGTTTACATCGATCCAACTATATCCAATCAAAGAGGTCCTATTTTCGACAATTATTATCCATATACCGCAAAAGTTTTGGTCATTAAAAAAGGTGTAAAGGACCTAATAAGCACACCGCGACCAAACTTAGGGAGACTGCACTCCTTTACTGTTTTTAAAGTTGCAGACACCTCAACAAAATCAAAAACAAGCTTCATAATAACTACAACTTATTCAAATAATTACGCAAATACTTTTAGAGACGATTTAAATACTAAAGGTGAAGAAAGTTTGGAAAAATCTTACATAGAATATTATACAAATTTTTATCCCGGCTTGAGCATGAAAGGGCCATTAACAATTAAGGATGATGAGCTGGAAAACGTCATCACGGTAAAAGAGGAATATGAAATAAATAACTTTTGGACAAAGGATGAAAATTTAAAGTCAAAGAAAATAGCTTACTTCTATGGCGACTTGATAAATAACCAAATAAACGACTTGAAAAAGTTTAGAAACGCACCAATGAGTATGCAGTTTCCAAGCACTGTTGAGCAGCAAATAAAAATTATTTTGCCACGAACGTGGAATCTTCAAAACGAAAACTTAACTATTGATGATGAGAATTACAGATTTGTTTACTCAGCAAACGCTAAAAAAGATACCTTAACGTTAAACTACTATTATCAAAGTTTTGTCTCCGCTTTACCACCCATTGCACTTGATAAGTATATAAAAGACAGCAAACAGATTTCGGCTTTACTGAGCTACGGAATTTATTGGGATGGCGATGTAGCTGGTGATTTAGGTGGCCTCGCTGCAATGCCATTTTCAATCGCCATTATTACATTAATTCTTTTCTCTTTTATCGCAATGTATGTCTACACAAGACATACAGCCTACAACCTCGAAGCAATCAAAAACGCACGTAAAATTCAGGGCTGGCTTATCGTTCCGGCAATCGGTATAACGGTTTCGCCAGTAACAATTCTGTTTGCCACATTCAAATTAGAAATTTTTAATCAAGCCATTTGGAGCGCAATGCAAACCAGCGAACATTCAGTTTTTTTCGTTTGGTCGGTAGTTTTGACCGTTATAGTAAATACGATCCTGTTTGTTTCCAGTATCTTTATTCTCATCTCTTTCTATAATCGAAGAGATTTTTTTCCAAAATACTATATTGGATTTTTATGTTTTAACTTCGTAGTATTATCGGCCGATTATTTTGCCAATGCTTATTTAACGAAGATTGTAGCTACCGAGGCTGCAAATGGCACTAACGACCTGGGTTTTCTAGTGGTAAAAGGAATTTTCGCGATAATCTGGATTGTTTATTTCATTAAATCAGATCGGGTTAAGGAAACGTTCGTATTTTCGTACCCCGGTTCCGCATGGCGCATGGCTATGGTTAAAGACCTGAATGAACAGTTTGAAAAAAATGATGGCGCAAATGATGAGCAAGCATTTAACGATAAAGAAATAGTAAAAATTGATGAAAGACTATAA
- a CDS encoding acyl-CoA dehydrogenase family protein → MSKSVKKDLYEAPDYYLLDELLTDEHKLIRATAREWVKKEVSPVIEDYAQKAEFPKHLIKGLADIGAFGPTIPVEYGGAGLDYTAYGILMQEIERGDSGIRSTASVQGSLVMYPIYAYGTEAQRKKYLPKLATGEWMGCFGLTEPDHGSNPGGMATNIKDAGSHYILNGAKMWISNAPFADIAVVWAKDEAGKIRGMVVERGMEGFSTPETHNKWSLRASATGELVFDNVQIPKENVFPEISGLKGPLGCLNQARYGIAWGALGAAMDCYDTALRYAKERVQFGKPIGGFQLQQKKLAEMVTEITKGQLLVWRLGVLKSENRATAEQISMAKRNSVEIALDIARNARQMLGGMGITGEYSIMRHMMNLESVVTYEGTHDIHLLITGMDITGLNAFK, encoded by the coding sequence ATGAGCAAATCAGTAAAAAAAGACCTTTACGAGGCACCGGATTACTATTTATTGGATGAACTGTTAACTGATGAGCATAAACTCATTCGCGCAACAGCAAGAGAATGGGTAAAGAAAGAGGTAAGTCCGGTTATTGAAGATTATGCTCAAAAAGCTGAGTTTCCGAAACATTTAATCAAAGGATTGGCCGATATTGGTGCTTTTGGCCCCACAATTCCGGTAGAATATGGGGGCGCCGGTCTTGATTATACTGCCTATGGCATCTTGATGCAGGAAATTGAACGCGGCGATTCGGGCATCCGTTCTACAGCCTCCGTTCAGGGCTCGCTGGTAATGTACCCCATTTACGCTTATGGAACGGAAGCGCAGCGCAAAAAATATTTACCAAAGTTGGCCACCGGCGAGTGGATGGGTTGTTTCGGCTTAACCGAGCCGGATCATGGCTCAAATCCCGGCGGCATGGCCACCAATATTAAAGATGCTGGATCGCATTATATTTTAAACGGCGCCAAAATGTGGATCAGCAACGCCCCTTTCGCCGATATCGCCGTTGTTTGGGCAAAGGATGAAGCGGGAAAAATTAGAGGAATGGTAGTTGAGCGTGGAATGGAAGGTTTTTCTACCCCGGAAACGCATAACAAATGGAGCTTGAGGGCATCGGCAACCGGTGAATTAGTTTTTGATAACGTTCAAATTCCTAAAGAAAATGTTTTTCCTGAAATTAGCGGACTCAAAGGCCCGCTGGGCTGCCTTAACCAAGCTCGCTATGGTATTGCCTGGGGTGCGCTCGGCGCCGCAATGGATTGCTACGATACGGCGCTACGCTACGCTAAAGAAAGGGTACAGTTTGGCAAACCGATCGGCGGATTTCAATTGCAACAGAAAAAGCTGGCCGAAATGGTTACCGAAATTACCAAGGGGCAGTTATTGGTTTGGCGTCTGGGCGTCCTTAAAAGTGAAAACCGAGCTACAGCCGAACAAATATCGATGGCAAAACGAAACAGCGTAGAAATTGCGCTGGATATTGCCAGAAACGCCCGCCAAATGCTCGGCGGAATGGGAATTACAGGCGAATATTCAATTATGCGACATATGATGAACCTCGAGTCGGTGGTAACTTACGAGGGAACGCACGACATACACTTATTAATTACCGGAATGGATATCACCGGATTAAATGCTTTTAAATAA